The Alphaproteobacteria bacterium genome window below encodes:
- the lepB gene encoding signal peptidase I: MAKVQGRFETIKTVAVAVALAVIFRSFLFEPFHIPSGSMKDTLLVGDFIFVSKYSYGYSRYSFPLGLPIIEGRVGGFNEPERGDIIVFRLPRSPRIDYIKRLIGMPGDKIQMKNGVLYINGKAVPKERVEDYVEHFPGDKTRIRHIPKFRDTLPNGVSYYVLDEYNNPEADDTKVFTVPEGHYFFMGDNRDNSIDSRFQDDVGFVPLENMVGPAGLMALSVEEGNSLLAFWKWGSSLRFERFGTWLNTQEGEEPAKSSTAKEAK; the protein is encoded by the coding sequence GTGGCAAAAGTTCAGGGCAGATTTGAAACCATTAAAACTGTCGCCGTGGCAGTGGCGCTTGCCGTGATTTTTCGCAGTTTCTTATTCGAACCATTCCACATTCCTTCCGGCTCGATGAAAGACACGCTCTTGGTTGGCGATTTTATTTTTGTTTCCAAATACAGCTACGGATACAGCCGCTATTCTTTTCCGTTAGGCTTGCCTATTATAGAAGGCCGTGTGGGTGGTTTTAATGAGCCGGAGCGTGGCGATATTATTGTTTTCCGCCTACCTCGCAGCCCTAGAATTGATTATATCAAGCGCTTGATTGGCATGCCAGGCGACAAAATTCAAATGAAAAATGGTGTGCTGTATATTAATGGCAAAGCCGTGCCCAAAGAGCGAGTTGAGGATTATGTAGAGCATTTTCCTGGCGATAAAACCCGCATTCGCCATATACCAAAATTCCGTGATACGCTGCCAAATGGCGTGAGCTATTATGTGCTGGATGAATATAATAACCCCGAAGCCGATGATACGAAGGTATTTACCGTACCTGAAGGGCATTATTTCTTTATGGGCGATAATCGCGATAACTCGATAGACAGTCGTTTTCAGGATGATGTGGGTTTTGTGCCGCTGGAAAATATGGTAGGGCCAGCTGGGTTGATGGCGCTTTCCGTAGAAGAAGGTAACAGCTTGCTTGCATTTTGGAAGTGGGGCAGCAGCCTGAGGTTTGAACGCTTTGGTACATGGCTGAACACCCAAGAAGGCGAAGAGCCAGCAAAATCATCCACAGCCAAGGAAGCAAAATGA
- the rnc gene encoding ribonuclease III yields the protein MSGIEQKIGYKFRQRGLLEEALTHPSCAKSYSNQRLEFLGDTVLGMMVAQLIFRLFPSEREGDLARRQAGLVCGESLVSYARSKNLAEFLILADGEETAGGRDNPTNLEDLVEALFGAIYLDGGLEAVEATFLPYWEQQANNVTEPPKDPKTALQEWAQARGKTLPSYTLIAADGPAHAPMFTIEVAIEDGTLFSATAGTKRLAEREAARLLLDHLEKTQ from the coding sequence ATGAGTGGAATAGAGCAGAAAATTGGTTACAAATTTCGCCAACGTGGCCTGCTCGAAGAAGCATTAACGCATCCTAGTTGCGCAAAATCTTATAGTAATCAACGATTAGAGTTTCTGGGCGATACAGTGCTGGGCATGATGGTTGCGCAGCTTATTTTTCGGCTATTCCCTTCAGAGCGAGAAGGCGACCTTGCCAGACGTCAAGCAGGTTTAGTATGCGGCGAATCGCTAGTGAGTTATGCTCGTAGCAAGAATCTGGCAGAGTTTCTAATTTTGGCCGATGGTGAAGAAACCGCCGGTGGGCGAGATAATCCAACCAATCTCGAAGATTTGGTAGAGGCGCTATTTGGCGCAATATATCTGGATGGTGGATTAGAGGCGGTGGAAGCAACGTTTTTGCCATATTGGGAGCAGCAGGCTAATAATGTTACCGAACCTCCCAAAGACCCCAAAACTGCTTTGCAAGAATGGGCGCAGGCGCGGGGTAAGACCTTGCCCAGCTACACGTTAATTGCTGCCGATGGCCCTGCACATGCGCCGATGTTCACCATAGAAGTAGCGATTGAGGATGGCACGCTATTTTCTGCCACTGCCGGAACAAAACGCTTAGCAGAGCGTGAAGCAGCGAGATTATTGCTCGATCATTTGGAGAAAACACAGTGA
- a CDS encoding endonuclease/exonuclease/phosphatase family protein → MDSEITENSLYCDWLSGYHDWRMIYADGVRVSNLKYRPNMKILTWNCNGAFRKKFHLLDRFEADVFVIQECEDPSRIIGDYSDWTKNYLWVGKNKNKGLGVFSKLVFPLKDLGWDNDNLELFLTCQLGPELNLLAVWTKQPTSHEFAYIGQFWKYLQLHQARLAKGDMIVCGDFNSNTIWDKKGRVWNHTNVVQELENIGLISLYHAFKKEAQGCESMPTLYMQRNISKPYHIDYAFVPSSLYTQNSSIEIGGHEEWLEYSDHMPIVFEV, encoded by the coding sequence ATGGACTCAGAAATCACTGAAAATTCTCTGTATTGTGATTGGCTAAGTGGTTACCATGACTGGAGAATGATATATGCTGATGGCGTGCGGGTTTCTAATCTAAAGTATAGACCAAACATGAAAATCTTAACATGGAATTGTAATGGAGCATTTAGGAAGAAGTTTCATCTGCTTGATAGGTTTGAGGCAGATGTATTTGTAATCCAAGAATGCGAAGATCCATCACGCATCATTGGTGATTATTCAGATTGGACAAAAAACTATTTATGGGTTGGAAAAAATAAGAATAAAGGGCTGGGTGTTTTTTCCAAATTAGTATTTCCTTTAAAGGATTTGGGCTGGGATAATGATAACCTAGAGTTATTTTTAACTTGTCAACTAGGCCCAGAACTAAATTTGCTTGCGGTTTGGACAAAGCAGCCAACCTCGCATGAGTTTGCTTATATCGGACAGTTCTGGAAATACCTCCAACTACATCAGGCAAGATTAGCAAAAGGCGATATGATCGTTTGCGGTGATTTTAACAGCAATACGATCTGGGATAAAAAAGGCAGAGTATGGAATCACACTAATGTTGTGCAGGAGCTAGAAAACATCGGCCTAATAAGTTTATATCATGCTTTCAAAAAAGAGGCGCAAGGTTGTGAGTCAATGCCTACGCTCTACATGCAGCGTAATATATCTAAGCCTTATCATATTGATTATGCCTTTGTGCCATCATCACTTTATACGCAAAATAGTAGTATAGAAATTGGTGGGCATGAAGAGTGGCTTGAATACAGCGATCACATGCCTATCGTATTTGAGGTTTAG